The following nucleotide sequence is from Candidatus Bipolaricaulis sibiricus.
GTTGACAAACCCTGTTCCAAACAGAATCTGAAGCCGGAACGCTGTCCTGGTCGCGAGGTGCGAACAACCCATCAGTCCCTTGATGGTCAAGCCCTGTTGGGGCCGCGATAATGTCCCCCCGAACGGGATCTCGGCGCCCCCTTCGCAGTGTGAGAGAGCGGCCGGAGATCGAAGTCGAGGAGGGTGTCCCCGTCGAACGTGAACCGGCCGGCGAAGGGTACCCCCCGGAGCATCCACGGGAACCAGATCCGGTCGTCGGCCCACATCCGCTCGAACGGGATCGCGTCGAGAGGAACCCAGAACGGGGTCGCCTCGTCCGACTCCCGCGGCTCGCCGCGGAGGTCCGATGCGCGGAACACGTGGACGAGGAGGGCAAGACCATCGGTGAACTGGAAGCGGAGCTCGCCGCACGGTTCTACGTCGAGCGGCGTAACCCCCAGCTCCTCCTCTACCTCGCGTACCGCGGCCGCAAGCGTGGATTCTCCGTCTTGGAGGTGACCACCTGGCCCGTTGACCTTGCCAGCTCCCAGGCCGCGCTTCTTGTGAATGAGGAGCACCCGGCCATCGCGGATCACGAACAGGAGCGTCGCCTCCCGCTCTGGGACCCAAGCTCGCCAGTCGATTCCGTGCACCTTCATCGGGCCTCGGGCGGCATTCTACGCCCGGACCCACGATCCCGGAGGAAGGCTGGAGCCCCTCTACCACCAAGGACACGAACAACACCACGGAATCTGGGGTTTCCAGCCCAAGGGCATCTCCGTTGTCATCTCCCCACTGCATTCGTGCTCTCTGTGGTGCGTTCCCTTGCCGTTCGCTGCGCGTCCGCGATGGGGCAGCTTCTTGTCCTCACCTGGCCTCTCCCACCCAGGGGAGGGGAGCCGAAGTGTCCCGGGCGCAGCGGGAGTCCGTAGCCAGGAGGGGCCAACCTGGGCGGGCCACGGCTCCCGGAGGGCAACCCGTGCGCTTGCACCGCCTGCCGTAGCGGACGTAGGATGCTCGATACCGGGTCTCAAGGAGGCCACCATGCAGAGTCGGTTCGTTCGTGAG
It contains:
- a CDS encoding Mutator MutT protein (7,8-dihydro-8-oxoguanine-triphosphatase); this translates as MKVHGIDWRAWVPEREATLLFVIRDGRVLLIHKKRGLGAGKVNGPGGHLQDGESTLAAAVREVEEELGVTPLDVEPCGELRFQFTDGLALLVHVFRASDLRGEPRESDEATPFWVPLDAIPFERMWADDRIWFPWMLRGVPFAGRFTFDGDTLLDFDLRPLSHTAKGAPRSRSGGHYRGPNRA